In Choristoneura fumiferana chromosome 21, NRCan_CFum_1, whole genome shotgun sequence, a single genomic region encodes these proteins:
- the LOC141439815 gene encoding glycerol-3-phosphate acyltransferase 3-like produces MLHYLLNMMSSWAIVCDVWYLPPMRRGDTEHAVAFANRVKARIAARGGLVDLQW; encoded by the coding sequence ATGCTGCACTACTTGCTGAACATGATGTCGTCGTGGGCCATCGTCTGCGACGTGTGGTACCTCCCGCCCATGCGCCGCGGGGACACCGAGCACGCCGTCGCCTTCGCCAACCGCGTCAAGGCGCGCatcgcggcgcgcggcgggctCGTCGACCTCCAGTGGTGA